GAGCCCAGAAAATAAGGTGGGAGCCGCTTTACTTAGTAGATCAAGGGGAAAATGTAACCGTGGTAGAAATAATTACCCCCACTTCACGGCCtgggcagagggaaggcagcagcagagctgaataCAAATGAAGCACAATCCACTAAAGCAGAGTATGGGCATCAGAGAAAAGGCCCGGAAgatcaaagcaagaaaagatgTCTTTCCAAACTGATGATCAATTGCTGTTTTTAAGCTGCAATAGGCAAAAGACCACTTCACGTCACCGAGGAAGGATGTGGGCTTACACCGTAGGTTTTACTGTCCTGCCTCACGTCGGGGGTTTCCTCGGCTGGTTCATCACTAGGAAAGAAGCTCCTGTTTggtatgagaagctgaaaaagcCCTCATGGTGCCCACCCCGCAAAATGTTTCCCGTCGCTTGGACCGTCCTGTACACCAGCATGGGGTAAGTCCTGCACAGCCCTCCCCATCCCGTCACGCTGTTTCTGGTGCAATCATTTCAAGCTCTTTAATTCGCCTTAATATCCCCCTTCCCTGAGTCAGCAGGGCACGGCAGGTATGCTGATTCCCAGCTATGGGAATTCCCAGCTAttggccttccaatatttggaGGCAgcatatgaacaggaggggggaacggctgtttacgagggtggatggtgataggacaagggggaatggttttcaactgggacaggggagaatatttaggttggatatgaggaggaagtttttcacccagaggtggtgacgcactgaacaggttgcccaaggaggctgtggatgccccatccctgcaggcattcaaggccaggctggatgtggctctgggcagcctgggctgctggttggcgaccctgcacatagcagggggttggaactgatgagcgttgtggtccttttcaacccaggccattctgtgattctatgaagctgAGCTGCCTTCTGAGCTGAGTTCCTCAGCTTTGTGCTGCCGGCTGTGCCTCTGGCTGTGCACAGCCCACCCTTAGCACTGTGATAGGACACTGATAGCAACTGCTGCCCTGGGGAAATCCTGTGAGCCACACAGGTGCGGGAGATGGGAGGACTGAGAGCAGTGAGGGGCACAGATGCAGTTGTGCAGATACAGCAGTCATGCAAACCTCTGCTACAGGACAGTCTTCCACGTGAGGAGTCTGTCTGCATTATGGATTTACTCACTGTGGGACAGCAGAGCACTAACGAGTTTCCCTCCTCACAGCTATGCCTCCTACCTGATATGGAATGACCTGGgcggctgcagcagcaaagctatCATCCCGCTTGGCCTCTATGGGGCTCAGCTGGCCTTCAACTGGGCTTGGCCTCCCTTCTTCTTCAGTGCACGCAACCTGAAGATGGTAAAGCATCCTGGAGTCCCTGCTGGGTGTTTGGGGCTTGTTCGGGGGGTTTCCACCAAGCATTATGCAACTGTAaagagagctgcaggaagagctttTGCTCTGATATAAATAATGCTGCACCTGGCTCTAGACAGTGGTATCAGTCCCTTCCACTCCTCACGCTGCTCCTGTCCCTCTGATAGTCAGTCCTACCAGAGCAGGGCGGGAGATTCAAAAGTCAATAGCCCAGCTGTTGCATCTCCCCGTTA
Above is a window of Gallus gallus isolate bGalGal1 chromosome 26, bGalGal1.mat.broiler.GRCg7b, whole genome shotgun sequence DNA encoding:
- the TSPO2 gene encoding translocator protein 2, translating into MWAYTVGFTVLPHVGGFLGWFITRKEAPVWYEKLKKPSWCPPRKMFPVAWTVLYTSMGYASYLIWNDLGGCSSKAIIPLGLYGAQLAFNWAWPPFFFSARNLKMALIDILCLDSLAIGTVCSWYSINKVAALLMVPYLGWLAMATCLTIRIWKDNPEQKPGKSE